A window of the Scandinavium goeteborgense genome harbors these coding sequences:
- the yiiM gene encoding 6-hydroxyaminopurine reductase — MQYPVNVFVGSVREYEGSRPSAIAKLQVDGELELTERGLIGDEQAEKKIHGGPDRALCHYPREHYADWAQEFPEQAELFCAPAFGENLSTVGLTEKNVFIGDIYRWGDALIQVTQPRSPCFKLNYHFGISDISSLMQSSGKMGWLYRVILAGKVSSDQPLELVSRLSDVSVYDAAAIAWYTPYDDEEYRRLLSAAGLSVSWTRTMQKRRLSGHIEDNSRRLWGK, encoded by the coding sequence ATGCAATATCCGGTAAACGTATTTGTGGGCAGCGTGCGGGAGTACGAGGGCAGTCGCCCCAGCGCGATTGCAAAGTTGCAGGTGGACGGCGAGCTTGAGCTGACTGAACGCGGCCTGATAGGCGATGAACAGGCGGAAAAGAAAATTCACGGCGGTCCCGATCGCGCGCTGTGCCATTATCCGCGCGAGCATTACGCAGACTGGGCGCAGGAGTTTCCCGAGCAGGCAGAATTGTTCTGCGCTCCAGCATTTGGTGAGAACTTATCGACGGTTGGGCTGACGGAAAAAAACGTGTTTATCGGCGATATATACCGTTGGGGAGACGCGCTGATTCAGGTCACGCAGCCGCGTTCGCCGTGCTTTAAACTCAATTATCATTTCGGCATTAGCGATATATCTTCCCTGATGCAAAGCAGCGGCAAGATGGGCTGGCTGTATCGTGTGATTCTGGCGGGAAAGGTGTCGAGCGATCAGCCGTTGGAACTGGTTTCGCGCCTGAGCGATGTGTCGGTGTATGACGCTGCGGCGATTGCGTGGTACACGCCCTATGACGATGAGGAGTATCGCCGTTTGCTGTCGGCGGCGGGGTTATCGGTGAGCTGGACGCGGACGATGCAGAAGCGACGCTTGAGTGGGCATATCGAGGATAATTCACGGCGGTTGTGGGGGAAGTAG
- a CDS encoding dihydrodipicolinate synthase family protein — protein MTQHLRFTGVWCPSITPMDSEGHIEYDGLKQHLARLTDARIDVILLMGSIGEFASFSLEERLTLIRNARAMSSLTMVANVSSTCLSDVFQMAQVAYSSGYDAVMVLPPYYYGQTENQVLSYFREIGQRLEGKWFAYNFPARTGCDITPKIAATLAAEFPHFAGIKDTVDCQSHTRNMIHATQAVRTDFAVLSGYDEYFIPNLMAGGAGVISGLNNVMPELFVQAREAWQKGDITGLTHAQREIGRFMAIYAIGDDFVTTIKTVVSRKFGYSTPVSRNAGGTLNAEQLATVDRQFGIR, from the coding sequence ATGACCCAGCATCTTCGTTTCACCGGCGTCTGGTGCCCCTCAATTACCCCGATGGACAGTGAAGGACACATTGAATACGACGGGCTGAAACAGCATCTCGCCCGCCTCACCGACGCGCGTATCGACGTCATTCTACTGATGGGCAGCATTGGCGAATTCGCGTCGTTTTCGCTGGAAGAACGCTTAACACTTATCCGCAACGCGCGGGCGATGTCATCCCTGACGATGGTCGCCAACGTGTCATCCACCTGTCTCAGCGATGTTTTCCAGATGGCGCAGGTCGCTTACTCTTCTGGCTATGATGCGGTAATGGTGCTGCCGCCTTACTATTACGGCCAGACGGAAAATCAGGTGCTGAGCTATTTTCGGGAGATTGGTCAACGCCTGGAGGGTAAATGGTTCGCCTACAATTTCCCGGCGCGAACCGGTTGCGATATCACTCCCAAAATTGCCGCCACGCTTGCCGCTGAATTCCCGCACTTCGCGGGCATCAAGGACACGGTCGATTGCCAGTCGCACACCCGCAACATGATCCACGCCACCCAGGCCGTGCGCACCGATTTTGCCGTGCTCTCGGGCTACGACGAATACTTCATACCGAACTTGATGGCGGGCGGCGCAGGGGTGATTTCGGGGTTGAATAACGTCATGCCTGAGCTGTTTGTTCAGGCACGGGAGGCATGGCAGAAAGGCGATATCACCGGGCTGACGCACGCCCAACGGGAGATTGGCCGCTTCATGGCAATTTACGCCATCGGGGATGATTTCGTGACCACGATTAAAACCGTCGTGTCACGCAAGTTCGGTTACTCCACTCCCGTTTCGCGCAACGCGGGCGGGACGCTCAACGCAGAACAGCTGGCAACCGTTGACCGTCAGTTTGGCATTCGCTAA
- the sodA gene encoding superoxide dismutase [Mn], protein MSYTLPSLPYAYDALEPHFDKQTMEIHHSKHHQAYVNNANAALESLPEFANLPVEELITKLDQLPADKKNVLRNNAGGHANHSLFWKGLKTGTTLQGDLKAAIESTFGSVEKFKEEFEKAAATRFGSGWAWLVLKDGKLAVVSTANQDSPLMGEAVSGTSGFPILGLDVWEHAYYLKFQNRRPDYIKAFWDVVNWDEAAARFAAKK, encoded by the coding sequence ATGAGCTATACACTGCCATCCCTGCCGTACGCGTACGATGCCCTTGAGCCGCACTTCGACAAGCAGACGATGGAAATCCATCACTCTAAACACCACCAGGCCTATGTGAACAACGCGAATGCTGCGCTGGAAAGCCTGCCTGAGTTTGCTAACCTGCCGGTTGAAGAACTGATCACCAAACTGGATCAGCTGCCAGCAGACAAGAAAAACGTTCTGCGTAACAACGCTGGCGGTCACGCAAACCACAGCCTGTTCTGGAAAGGCCTGAAAACCGGTACCACTCTGCAGGGCGACCTGAAAGCGGCTATCGAAAGCACCTTCGGCTCCGTTGAGAAATTCAAAGAAGAGTTCGAGAAAGCTGCTGCTACCCGTTTCGGCTCTGGCTGGGCGTGGCTGGTACTGAAAGACGGCAAACTGGCCGTTGTTTCTACCGCTAACCAGGATTCCCCGTTGATGGGTGAAGCTGTTTCTGGCACCTCCGGTTTCCCAATCCTGGGTCTGGACGTATGGGAACACGCTTACTACCTGAAATTCCAGAACCGTCGCCCGGACTACATCAAAGCATTCTGGGACGTGGTGAACTGGGACGAAGCTGCTGCACGTTTCGCTGCTAAAAAATAA